The stretch of DNA CGAATGAGATGGGTTCATTAACAATTTACAAATACAAAATGGCAAAAAAGAAAGCATTCACTCCTCTCTCTATCTTGCATCTATAGTATTTTTGCCCTGGTGGGTTTCTCTCGCATTTAATAAAAGTCTGGAATCTTGGGTTATTAATTGGTGGAATACTAGACAATCCGAAACTTTTTTGAATGATATTCAAGAAAAGAATATTCTAGAAAAATTCATAGAATTAGAGGAACTACTCCTCTTGGAAGAAATGATCAAGGAATATTCGGAGACACATCTACAAAAGCTTCGTATAGGAATCCACAAAGAAACGCTCCAATTAATCAAGATATACAATGAAATCGTATCCATACGATTTTGCACTTCTCGACAAATATAATCTGTTTCATTATTCTAAGTGGTTATTCTATTCTGGGTAATGAAGAACTTGTTATTCTTAACTCTTGGGCTCAAGAATTCCTATATAACTTAAGTGATACAATAAAAGCTTTTTCGATTCTTTTATTAACTGATTTATGTATCGGATTCCATTCGCCCCATGGGTGGGAACTAATGATTGGATCTGTCTACAAAGATTTTGGATTTATTCATAACGATCAAATTATATCGGGTCTTGTTTCCACCTTTCCAGTCATTCTAGATACAATCTTAAAATATTGGATTTTCCGTTATTTAAATCGCGTATCTCCGTCACTTGTAGTGATTTATCATTCAATGAATGATTGACAAATGATCTACTGGTATTAATGCAATCATaatctttgttattttgtagTTGTACATAAGAAAAGCATTTCAAATCGTACTTCCCCTTTCTATTTCTACCTCTCCCGGGGATTCATCCTATATTTTTCCAGTAAAATTATTCCAGTAAATAGCAGAATCGTGGATAGGGAACTATACTAGCGACCTACCCAATTTATTGTAGAAATTTTCGGTATCAATGATTGGACCATGCAAACTAGAAATACTTTTTCTTGGATAAAGAAACAGATTACTCGATCCATTTCCGTATCGCTCATGATATATATCATATCTCGTACATCCATTTCAAGTGCATATCCCATTTTTGCACAGCAGGGTTATGAAAATCCACGAGAAGCGACTGGGCGTATTGTATGCGCCAATTGCCATTTAGCTAATAAGCCCGTGGATATTGAGGTTCCCCAAGCGGTACTTCCTGATACTGTATTTGAAGCAGTTGTTCAAATTCCTTATGATAAGCAATTGAAACAAGTTCTTGCTAATGGTAAAAAGGGGTCTTTGAATGTAGGGGCTGTTCTTATTTTACCTGAGGGTTTGAATTAGCCCCTCCTGATCGTTTTTCTCCCGAGATGAAAGAAAAGATAGGCAATCTGTCTTTTCAGAGCTATCGccccaataaaaaaaatattcttgtgATAGGCCCTGTTCCTGGTCAGAAATATAGTGAAATCGCCTTTCCTATTCTTTCCCCGGACCCTGCTACTAAGAAAGATGTTCACTTCTTAAAATATCCTATATATGTAGGCGGGAACAGAGGAAGGGGTCAGATTTATCCCGACGGGAGCAAGAGTAACAATACGGTTTATAATGCTACAGCAGCGGGTATAGTAAGCAAATTTTACGAAAAGAAAAGGGGGGATACGAAATAACCATAACGGATGCATTGGATGGACGTCAAGTGGTTGATATTATCCCTCCAGGACCGAACTTCTTGTTTCAGAGGGCGAATCGATCAAATTTGATCAACCATTAACCAGTAATCCTAATGTGGGCGGATTTGGTCAGGGAGATGCAGAAATAGTATTCAAGATCCATTACGTGTTCAAGGCCTTTTGTTCTTCTTAGCATCTGTTGTTTTGGCACAAATCTTTTTGGTTCTTAAAAAGAAACAGTTTGAGAAAGTTCAATTGTCCGAAATGAATTTCTAGACTCACGGATTTATCAACATCAAGTTTGTAAAAAGAACCAAATTCTTGTCAGtgattatgtataattataataaaaaaaaaatgaaattatgaaaaaccttttgcttgtttatattctttttctacGAGATGCCGGAATTCCTTGTACCGCATTCCTAGTGAGAGTATGTAAAGACTGTTTGACTTTAtcccttctttgttttttttagcCAAATTGGGGTGGTGTGACTATGTTACTCTTGCCAGATTTAACTGTCATAAAATGCATGAATAGTTTTTTATTCGAATAGAATCAAATTCGACTAGATACTAGACATAAATAAGCGGGAAATAGAACGGATAAATGTGGGGAACAAATAATTCTAGGAGGGATTATTCGTCTTCCTAGTCTTCGGCACAAGAAAGGAATTTTCCACACCCCTTTCTTGTGTCGAAATAATAACTATTCTTGATCCCGTTCGTCAAAGATTCTTATTCTTAGTTTCTATGTTTCTACTTTTTCCAGATCTATTAGAATCTTTTTTcggtttatttttaaaatacatataatatatacaaggTGGACAAACAAAAAAAGATCGAGTAAAGTTCTATTATTATAGTATAGAAAGGATTTACATGATATCGAATTTACCGAAATATAGATTATTTTATCCAGGAAATCGaatgatttctttttcaaaatattatcaaaaaaaaaatggaatggAGTTTTTTGAAACATCAGAAAAAGAGATCCGTTTTTGTCATTTATACGAAAAAAAAgattctgatttttttaattattaagaactCAACGGGGCCTTCCCCCTCGAATCAGACAAAGAAAGAAGGGAATCCCGTTGAGTTCTTACGCTTTCATGTCTACAACTCAATTCATCTGATTACTACAGGATGAACCCAATCCGGAATATGAACCATAAAAGAAAATACCTATTAAACCGATCAAAAGAATACCAGTTACAGTACCTATTATCCAAAGAGGAATCCTTCCAGTAGTATCGGCCATTTAACCCACTTCCCTCCACATTTCATCAAATGGTCATGCTAGAGACATAAACAGTCATAGATAATTATGCGATGAGATCCTTCCGAATGGGCTAAGAGAATTCCTAGAgttattattctattattctctttttttttcttaattgaaGAAATAATTGGAAAATAAAACAGCAAGTACAAAAATAAGTAATAACCCCCAGTAGAGACTGGTACGATTCAATTCAACATTTTGTTCGTTCGGGTTTGATTGTGTCATAGCTCTATAATTCGGATTAGGTTTATCGTTGGATGAACTGCATTGCTGATATTGACCCTAAAAAAAGAACGGTAGGTACAGCTAGTCCATGAACAGCCAACCAGCGCACTGTAAAAATTGGATAGGTTCGATCTATGGTCATTGGGGCCTCCTAAAAGGATCTACTAAATTCATCGAGTTGTTCCAAGGATCAAAACGGCCAGTTATTAATGGAATTCCTTGTCGGCTCTCTGTAAAATATTCGTTTGGCCGAGGGCTTCCAAACACATCGTAAGCTAAGCCCGTGCTGACGAATAACCAACCCGCAATGAATAGGGAAGGTATCGTAATGCTATGAATGACCCAGTATCGAATACTGGTAATAATATCAGCAAAAGAACGTTCTCCTGTGCTTCCAGACATGCTGAGCTCCACATATTCTTGTACAGTCAAAAGGGGATCGATTCCGTAAAAGATAAGATCAGTAAATGGAAATTTACTGAAATTGTATCTTTGTGAGATCGTCAATATTGTGCCGAGGGCGTCTTTAGAGTATACCGAATCAGTATAGCTATCCTTCTTCTGACACAGCAACGCaatttcaatcaatcaataGTGAAAGAAAGTCCTAgataatttcttcttctcctttccttgttGCTTGTCGATATAAACGATGTCCCgcaatagaaaattattcaaattgaaaatagTATATTTTCTCCATTATTAGCTTCGGGCTAGAAACGGAAGATCCAGTAAAATGTGAATCCGACAAGTTAAGTTGGTTTctaataattcatgaaagggATTATCATATTCCTACAATTTTAAGTAGATGCGAGATCGAGAAATCTTCTTTTCGTAGTCGAAGGGCTTTTTGttggaatcttttttttttcattttaaggaATTGGTTAGTCGTCCAGTAACAAGTAACAATAGTAGAGAGTATTCgatgaaagaaagagagacaaAGAATAAAAGAATTGGAATCAATATTCGTGATGCATGCATTGTTGGATTTGATCGAGATTCAAAGGTTCTTTCTTGACCTAACTAGAAGGATGAGGCTTTATACTATGAAAAGATAATAGGAATTACTAGTCTTGGAATCTAGTTTTGGACCAAAATAAAGATTTTGAGTGATCGTGTaataacttttttcttttaattcattcaaaatattatgTGAATGAACCCACTATTGAATCTAACAagttaaaattaacataaagtAAAAAGTCACTGttcattttaaaatagaaaagggATTCGATACaattccaaaataaaagaaataatcaaacaaaatagaaacaattttccaaatttatagtgattcaaaACAAGTTGCATTTTTGAATAAAGTTACACGACATAGttcttattattactttatAGTTTTATCACGAGTTGCTCAATGAATCTGTTGATTGGAATTACGTTATAGGTAGATGTCACAAATGATgaatcaatttctttttatacgCTTGTCACTTTATCTTTGCTTTTTGAATACTGTCTAGAACGATTGATCAAAAACTTTCAATTGAACTTATTCTTTCAATGGTATTTTTGCTTATCCTCCTATCTTGCAAAAATAGAAACTAACTTAGGTAAGTGCTTTATAAACATATgtataaaaagaatatatttcaTTTAGCTCCTTCATGCCTACTATAACTAGTTATTTCGGTTTTTTACTAGCGGCTTTAACTATAACCTCAGCTCTATTTATTGGTCTGAGCAAGATACGacttatttgaaattcatttttgaaatgaacaattcatAAAAAGAAATCTTTATGTGGGATTCCGTATATTCGAGAGTTACTTACCATGTCAATTGCCAATTCTTGGTCATTGAGATTCATGACAATTCGGATTAATATTTAGGTATAGATattacctcttttttttttcctttcaaacaaATTGAAATGATTGAAGTTTTTCTATTTGGAATCGTGTTAGGTCTAATTCCTATTACTTTGGCTGGATTATTCGTAACTGCATATTTACAATACAGACGTGGTGATCAGTTGGACCTTTGATTAATTAACCTCTCGTTTTTGATTGACCTCCTCCTGTCTTTAATCGACAGGAGGTAAAATTCATATTGCTGTTCAAGTTAATAAAGCTTTTTCATTCTAATTCAATCTACGAAAAACCGAATCACGCTCTGTAGGATTTGAACCTACGACATCGGGTTTTGGAGACCCACGTTCTACCGAACTGAACTAAGAGCGCTTTCTTATCAGAAGAGATAAGACTGGAaagaaaaaattcttttttttgtaaCCCCATTACATTTTCTATGCATATACTATAGAATagtatcataaaaataaaatattatgtatatctaaaattaatacatCTCAATTGATCCCTCGTTACTGCTCAAAAGAGAAGTAATAGGTAGGGATGACAGGATTTGAACCCGTGACATTTTGTACCCAAAACAAACGCGCTACCAAGCTGCGCCACATCCCTTTAATTGGTTTACAGTGTCATTGTAGAGAATTCCTGTTTTGTTTTCCACATCCTTATTTCCTCCATTAATCATTAATAATATACACAAGTTATCTTGtcagttcttattttttttttggtctcatataacatataataatagtaaaccttatatacatataaaataaggAATCTACTATaagtcaaaataaatgaatatttttggGGAATGCTTGGGAAGAAAGGGacgtattttttgttttaagcaAAAGAAAATCCTATCTACCGGATCATTGTCCATTTCAATTTGAATTAGAGATTCCATGTACAACTACAAGTGTCCCCTAACTACATAGGCATCTGATCATATATGTATTACCATTCTGTATTACAATAAAATAAAGACGGAGGTTTTTTAATGCgagatttcaaaacatatctCTCTGTGGCACCGGTACTAAGTACTTTATGGTTCGGGGCTTTAGCAGGTCTATTGATAGAGATTAATCGCTTTTTTCCGGATGCGTTGACATTCCCCTTTTTTTCATTCTAGTTATTAACACGGGAAGGAATGAAGAAGATTCGGGATACAATCAAATATCTGTGTGACTAATCCCTCTccccttttttctcttttttcccctttttttagaagaagaataagggaggaaagagaaagaataaaAGTGGATTCAACATTTTCGAAATTTGGGTTAAAGTTTGAATtacattttcattaataataGAGGAATCGGGGGAGAGCGTCAAATTTTGGCCTAGGTTTTTGAGTATTATACAAGatagttaaataaaatactgTACTACGATTCGAAATATGTGGTtcgattattattttatttacgaTTATTTTCTTGATTGCAATGAAATCTTTCAtaatgagtaaataaaaaaaatccaaaggaGGTTCATGGCCAAGGGTAAAGATGTCCGAATAGCGGTTATTTTGGAATGTACCAATTGTGTCCGAAACGGTGTTAATAAGGCATCAACAGGCTTTCCAGATATATTACTCAAAAGAATCGACATAATACGCCTAATCGATTGGAATTGAGAAAATTCTGTCCCTATTGTTACAAACATACAATTCATGGGGAGATAAAGAAATAGATCGAATCGAGTTGTCACCCTTCCAGGGGAGGGTAAAAAATGACATTatatagaataacatatttaatatataaattaaataaagaaatcctatttattaatttgaattcATTCTCGAAATAGGATTTTCGTGATAAGGAATAAACTAAACAAACCATGGATAAATCCAAGCGACTTTTTCTTAAATCGAAGCGATCTTTTCGTAGGCGTTTACCCCCGATCCAATCGGGGGATCGAATTGATTATAGAAATATGAGTTTAATTAGTCGATTTATTAGTGAACAAGGAAAAATATTATCTAGACGAGTGAATAGATTAACCTTGAAACAACAACGCTTAATTACTATTGCTATAAAACAAGCTCGTATTTTATCTTCGTTACCTTTTCTTAATAATGAGAAACAATTTGAAAGAACCGAGTCGACCGCTAGAACTACTGGTCTTAGAACCAGAAAAAATAGGCTTACTCTTTCTTCAATTGAATCAAAATTCCAATCTGAACGCAAACGTATTTTGTTCGAAAATTCCGAGAATCCAGATTTGATTACCGTGTcgtaagaataagaaaaaaaatcggGGAAAACGAAgaaattctttttattgaaGGTGCTCATTCATTTGACTACTTTATCATATTAATTTCTACTTTACCTTCCCGGAGTTCATTCTCCGGGGAACTCTGTTTAAATTATTCCGGTAGATTTCTTACAATCTACTTATTTTATGATCTCGTTGGAAATCATATAAAGACAATTCTTATTTAATATAGCTATTTGCGCAAGTATTTTACGATTAAGAAGCACCCGTTTCTTGTACAGATTGTGTATTAATCTACTATAACTATAGGATACTCCCCTTTGGCGAATTACTGCGTTTATACGAGTGATCCACAAACGACGAAAATTCTCTTTTGCTTATCTCTATCCCGATGAGCTGAAACCAAAGCTCTTATTTCTGTTGAGTAATGGTTCGAGTAAGTCTTGAATGAGCCCCTCGAAAGGTTGATGCAAATAAACGAATTTTGTTTCTACGTCTCCGAGCTATATATCCCCGTCGAATTCTGGTCATTGAATAAATGAAACTTTGACGAATAActaattgatttctttctttcagTTATTCTTTTCCCCCTTAATTAGTCTATTAATAACAAAACGGATTTTTccaatgtataaaataaaaattccaatGGCTTTGGCTACTATAACCTTCCCGAccacaattttttctttttttcgaggaaaatttttagaaaaaagaaattctaCTAGCTATCAAAAACATAGTAAAAAAAAAGTAGTAAATGGATAAACAAATAGTGGGTTCCATCGTTTATATGGTTACTTCTTAAACGGTGAGGTCTTCTCTATACACCGGAGCCTATTAATCAatcttattggtaacttgtacAGTTCACACTCTTTGGCTCTACCCATAAATTATCCAGTAATAGGTCTTTCACAACGAGATCTACCTATACAGTAACGGTATTTAATTATGAAAGTTAGCTGGGTAGCTGACCCTGTTAGTCGTTCTTGCAAGAGTGGGAGTCTAATCTTTctgttttttaaataagattttcCCCGCTTAATGGATAACCATTTGATACCAATGGGAATTCCTTTTTCATCTTAAATTCAGGTGATTGGATTTGCACCAATGGAAACCATAAAATTTCATCACACAATAGAGGGATATGatagattttcttatttttagataGTGAATGGGGTTCTTCCATTTTATCCTATTCATCGGTACTGATCATTGATACTGGAAAaaggttttctttattttgtccCAGCCTAAGATCTGAACGAGTCGCACATACACCCTAGTACATGTTCCTCGACGCTGAGGGCATCCCCGAAGCGCGGGGGATTTTGTGACATTTCTGATTGGCTGTCTTGTATTTCTAATAAGTTGTTTGATAGTTGGCATGTTGAATCGTGTACATAATGGTCTGGTTTAGATCGATCCTAACCGGATAATTATGAATTACTTCTATTTAATAGAAACTCGGTAAGAAACTTCAAATCACAGATTTGCTTTGCGCGAAATCCATGCTATTTTCATTCAACTGCTACAAGATCAACAATTCCATAAGCTTGGGCTTCTGTTGCTGACATAAAAACATCTCTTTCCATGTCTTCGGATACAACCCATAAGGGTTTGCCCGTTCTTTGTACATAAACCCTTGTGAGGGTTTCACGCAGTTTTAGCAGTTCTTCCGCTTCCAGGATAAATTCTCCCGTTTGTGCTTCATAAAAAGAACTAGCAGGTTGATGAATCATTACCCTGATGATATAACAGAATAAAGGGTTCCTCTATCTCGCACAATACAATGAAgtcaagagaaaggaaagataaagaataagaagaaaaaaaaataggattgaACAACCGTACGGGCATCTTTTGTGCATTGCATACGGCTCTAAAATAAGATTGACCCTTACCTCCCATAgatagaagaaagagaaaaatagaatcAGCTATCAACTCATATCGGTAAATGATCAAATTACCACCCTTCTTTTCGGCGAAGTTAAAAAATACTATGATGGTTCCGTTGCTttagatattattattttattttttatttatttgtttgtgattcAGCAATCCCAAAGTTCTTTTTAATccgatcaaataaaaaaaaagtcaagaaaaaagattttttttcgCACTCTTTCATACCATAGAGCTCTTAACAATATTTAtggtatgaaaaaaaaagtttgtGACGCTGAATGGGACTCCCGATAGATAAGCTAAAATCGGAAATACCCTTTATCTCATACTACTCTCTCGATATATAATCTAATGTTttgaaaaaacaataaaaaattttctcATATCGAATTCGAAGTGCCATGCTATTTTTACTTAATATTCATATTTCATATGGCGAAGGCATAGtcctttttttctcaaaaaaaccTCATTGGCGCCAAGCGTGAGGGAATGCTAGACGTTTGGTAATTTCTCCTCCAACCAAGATAAAAGATCCCATTGAAGCAGCTAATCCCATGCATATTGTATGGACATCTGGTTGTACAAATTGCATAGTATCATAAATAGCGACTCCAGGTATTACCCATCCGCCAGGAGAGTTTATAAACAAATACAG from Diospyros lotus cultivar Yz01 unplaced genomic scaffold, ASM1463336v1 tig00011885, whole genome shotgun sequence encodes:
- the LOC127793529 gene encoding ATP-dependent Clp protease proteolytic subunit; translated protein: MPIGVPKVPFRSPGEEDASWVDVYNRLYRERLLFLGQEVDSEISNQLIGLMVYLSIEDNTKDLYLFINSPGGWVIPGVAIYDTMQFVQPDVHTICMGLAASMGSFILVGGEITKRLAFPHAWRQ